The Vicinamibacterales bacterium nucleotide sequence CCGATCTGAGCGCGCAGGCGCGCAGGAACCGTTCGAAGTCGCGAAGGCTGCCGACGTTGGCAAGGGCGCGGACGTCCCGTTCGAGGTAGGTCGCCAGGTAGGAGTTGTAGAAGGCGACGGCGTCGATGTCGGCGTTGGCTTGAAGTTCGGGGAAGCCGCCGCGCACGAGTGCGGCGTCTGCGGTCGTGGACGGCAGGGCATCGCTGATTTCGCGGTAAGACAGCGTCTCGAGGTCCACGATGTCGGCGCGTCCGGCCAGGGAGTCGGAGACGCCTGCCATCAGGGTGAACCTCTGCGAGCCGGTCAGCAGGAACTGACCGCGACGCGCCCGGTCGTGATCCACGGCCGCCTTGAGGTGACGAAACAGCGCCGGCGCGTACTGGACCTCGTCGAAGATGACGGGGGGCGCGTATCTGGCCAGGAAGGCGTCTGGCTGTTTCTCGGCGAGTTCCGCTTCGGAGGGGAGGTCGAGCGACACGAATCGGTGGTGCGGGAACAGGCGGCGGAGCGTGGTCGTTTTCCCGGTCTGCCTGGCGCCGGTCAGGACGACCACCGGTCGGGTGCGGACAGATCGGATGAGGCGGGCCTCGACATATCGAGCGATCCACATGAACACATTATACGGCCCAATCGCATTTTATGCGCGCCGGGATCTATGGAACCTGGCGGGTCGGCTTCGACACATGCTGGCCCGCCTCGCGGATGGCCTTGATCCGTAAGTCCGGTAA carries:
- a CDS encoding ATP-binding protein, which encodes MWIARYVEARLIRSVRTRPVVVLTGARQTGKTTTLRRLFPHHRFVSLDLPSEAELAEKQPDAFLARYAPPVIFDEVQYAPALFRHLKAAVDHDRARRGQFLLTGSQRFTLMAGVSDSLAGRADIVDLETLSYREISDALPSTTADAALVRGGFPELQANADIDAVAFYNSYLATYLERDVRALANVGSLRDFERFLRACALRSGNLLNRADLARDVAIAPSTANQWLSVLQASGQVVLLEPWFSNRTKSLVKSPKLYLADTGLLCALLNIRTPDELRRSPSAGAVWETFVFAQLRHRERIAGRTRSLFFWRDRTREVDFLVDSAGRLELFEAKWTELPTPSDAINLAFVRRVLGPEHVATAAIVCRARNGYPLGDGIDVKT